A region of the Nitrospinota bacterium genome:
TTTACCCCCTTGACAGAGCGGGCCTTCCTTAGCATTTCGATCTGCGGCCCGTGGTCCAATCCCAATCGTTTGCACACGTCGGGATGCACGCAGGAAATCCGCTTGCACACCCGCTCCACCTCAGGCTCCCGGCACCTAAGCCTGTACATGTTGGCGGTGGGCCCGCCGATGTCCGACACGTATCCGGTGAACCCTTTCATGTGCGTCATTTTTTCCACCTCCGCCACGATGGACCCTTCGGAACGGCTCTGGATCGCCCGCCCCTGATGGACGGTGAGCGCGCAGAACGAACACCCGCCAAAACATCCCCTCATGGCGGTGACGGAGAACCGTATCATCTCGAAGGCCGGGATGGGCTTTTTATGGCAAGGGTGCGGCGCCCGCATGAACGGCAACGCGTACACCGCGTCCAGCTCATCGGTGGACAGAGGGAGCGCGGGCGGATTGACCTTCACATACCTGGCGCCGTGTTTCTGCGCCAGTGTCTGGGCGCATCCCGGATTCTGGTTAAGATGGATCATTTTAGCGGCGCGGGCATATTTGGACTTGTCCTCGTTTACCTCCTCGAACGCCGGGATAGTGACGGCCCCTTCCCCAAGTTCCTTGCGCTCCTCGGCGGAAATCATCACCGCCGTCCCGCGGATGTCCTTTATATCCTTGATTCCGGCGCCCGCGCGCATGGCTTCCACAATCTCTTTAAGCGGACTCTCCGCCATGCCATACACAAGGATGTCCGCCTTGGAGTCCTGCAAAACGGAACGGCGCGGCCTGTCGTCCCAGTAGTCGTAATGGGCGAACCGGCGTAAAGACGCTTCCAGCCCGCCGATCACTATTTTTGCGTTGGCGAATGCCTGGCGTATCTTGTTGCAATATGCGATCACGGCGCGCGGCGGGCGAAGTCCGGCCATTCCACCTTCCGCGTAAGCGTCGTCGGACCGGGGCTTTTTAAGCGCCGTCTGGCGCATCATCATCGAATCCAGGTTGCCGGAAGTGACACCGAAGAACAATGCCGGCTCGCCGAGTTTCTTAAAATCGTCCGGCCGGGCCGGGTCCGGCGCCGGGATAACGCCCACCTTGAGCCCCAGCGACTCCAGATAGCGTCCCACCACCGCCGCGCCAAAGGAAGGGTGGTCCACATAAGCGTCGCCGGTGACCAGGATCACATCAAGGCGGTCCCATCCGCGTGCGTTTGCCTCTTTGAGGGATGTGGGAAGAAACTGTCCGTCCATGATTCAATTATGACACACGTGGCGTGGCGCTATTTAAAGCAAATGGCCTGCGCCGCCGCTGAAATGCGCGCGATTGACTTTGCTATCGGCCGAAAATAGGTTATATTACTTTGTTTTAACATGGAGATGAAAAATGGCTAGCCCGACAAGAAGAAAGAAGCTCAAAAGGCGCTGGAGAAGCAAAAAGGCCACCCACAAGAGGTAAGCTAAATGGCTTTGTCTAAAGACGAGGTGCGCCACGTGGCCAACCTGGCCCGGATGGAGCTTGCCGAGGCGGATGAAGAGAGGTTTGGCGGCCAGTTGTCGTTCATTCTGGACTATATCGGCCAACTTAACGAACTGGACACATCCAAAACCGCGCCCACGTCCCACGCGCTGGACATCACCAACGTGTTCAGGGATGACGCGCACGGCCGCCCCTTCGGCGATGGCGTTTGGGACTCCAACGCCCCGTCCGCCGATCACGGCCATTTCCGCGTCCCCAAAGTGCTGGACTGACATAACATGACAGACATCTGCGCCCTTACGCTTCACGAGCTTTCCGCCTTGCTGGAAAAAGGCGAGGTCACAAGCGAGCAGGCGACAAAAGCTTACCTGGGCCGGATAGCCGCCCATGATAAAACGCTCAACTCATACGTCACGGTGGACGCCGAGGGAGCCATGAAGCAGGCCGCCGAAGCGGATGCGCGGCGGGCCAAGGGCGGACGCGGGCCGTTGCTTGGCGTTCCGCTGGGCATCAAGGACGTGATGGCGACCAAAGGGCTTCGCACCACCTGCTCGTCAAAAATGCTGGAGAACTTCATCCCGCCATACGACGCGTTCGTGATAAAAAAACTAAAGCAGGCCGGCGCGGTGATATTGGGCAAGACGAACATGGACGAGTTTGCCATGGGATCGTCCACGGAGAACAGCCATTTTGGCGCGACGAAGAACCCGTGGGACATTTCCAAAATACCGGGCGGCTCGTCCGGGGGATCGGCGGCGGCGGTGTCGGCCGATCTTTGCGCCGCCTCGCTCGGGTCGGACACGGGGGGCTCCATCCGCCAGCCGGCGTCGCTTTGCGGGATAGTGGGCCTTAAGCCGACCTATGGAAGGGTCTCGCGGTTCGGGCTGGTGGCCTTCGCCTCGTCGCTCGACCAGATAGGGCCGATGACAAAGGACGTGCGCGACTGCGCGATGATGATGAACGCAATCGCCGGGCACGACGATATGGACTCCACCAGCGCCAACGCCCCCGTTCCGGATCACACCGCGGGGCTCGATGACGGCGTAAAGGGGCTCACCATCGGGGTGCCGAAGGAATATTTCGTCGAAGGCATGGATCCCGCCGTGGAACAATCGGTCCGCTCCGCCATAAAGGCGTTGGAGCAGGCGGGGGCGGCCGTTAAAGAAGTGTCCCTCCCCCACACCAAGTACGGCGTGCCCGCATACTATGTGCTGGCTCCGGCGGAAGCGTCGTCCAACCTTGCCCGTTACGACGGGGTGAAATACGGTTACAGGGCGGAAAGTTCCGCGGGCCTTGCCGGCATGTACAAGAAAACGCGGGCGGAAGGATTTGGCCCGGAGGTCAAGCGGCGCATCATGTTGGGGACATATGCCCTTTCGTCCGGCTATTACGACGCGTATTATCTGAAGGCCCAAAAAGTCCGCACACTGATCAAGGACGATTTTATGAACGCATTCAGGGAAGTGTCTGTGATAGTGGCGCCCACCGCCCCAACGGCGGCCTTTGGAATAGGGGAGAAGGCGGACGATCCACTCCAGATGTACCTTTCCGACATTTTTACCATCAACTGCAACCTGGCCGGCATTCCGGGGATATCCGTCCCGTGCGGATTTACCCCCGCCGGGCTGCCTGTGGGCCTGCAGGTATTCGGCGGATTTTTCGCCGAGCCGCTGCTCCTGCGCGTGGCGCGGGCGGTGGAAAAGCTCTCCGGCGCCGCAGGAAAGAAACCTTCCCTATAAAGTCTTAAAGGCCCGTTCCGCCGCGTCCAGCGTTTTGGCGATGTCCTCTTTGGTGTGGGCCAGCGACATGAAGCCCGCCTCAAATTGCGACGGCGCCAGGTACACACCTGATTCGAGCATCTTCGCGAAATAACGGCCGAACTTCGCCGTGTCGCAGGTCTTGGCGCTTTTGTAATCGTAAACTTCCGGGGCGTCCGTGAAGAACATGGAGAACATGGAGCCCACCCGGTTGAACACAGCCTTCACCCCCGCTTTTTTGGCCAGGCTTTCAAGCCCGGAGCAAAGTTCGTTTGAAAGGGACTCCAGTTTTTCGTAAACGCCCGGTTCATTCAATATCTTCAGTGTCTCGATTCCGGCGGCCATCGCCAGCGGATTGCCCGAAAGGGTTCCCGCCTGGTAAATCGGCCCGGCTGGGGCGATCTTCTCCATTATCTCCCGTTTGCCGCCATAGGCCCCCACAGGCAGGCCGCCGCCAATCACCTTGCCCATGGTGGTCATGTCCGGAGTTATTTTATAGCGTTCCTGCGCGCCCCCGAGCGCCACGCGAAAGCCGGTCATCACCTCGTCGAATATCAGAACGGCGCCGTATTTGGAGCAAAGCTCCCGCACTCCTTGAAGGTAACCAGGCTTGGGGACGAGCACTCCCATGTTCCCCACCACAGGCTCTATTATCACGCACGCGATTTTGTCACCGTCCGCCTTGAAAGCTTTCTCCAGCGAATCAAGATCGTTGAACGGAAGCGATTTGGTAAGCTGCGCCAGCGCCTTGGGCACACCCGGCGAATCGGGCAATCCCAAAGTCTCCACCCCGGAGCCGGCCTGGGTCAAAAGCGAGTCGCCATGGCCGTGATAGCAGCCGTCGAACTTGACGATGATGTCCCGCCCGGTAAAGCCCCGCGCGGCGCGGATGGCGCTTAACGTGGCCTCGGTGCCGGAATTTACCATGCGCACCATATCCACCGACGGCATGGCGGCGATCACCATTTCAGCGAGAGTTATTTCACGCTCCGTCGGCGCGCCGAAGCTCGTCCCGTCCGCCAGCGCCGCGGCGATGGC
Encoded here:
- the hemL gene encoding glutamate-1-semialdehyde 2,1-aminomutase, coding for MGESARLFEKAKKLIPGGVNSPVRAFRAVGGNPLFINKAAGSKIYDADGKEYVDYVGSWGPMIAGHAHPRVNAAIAAALADGTSFGAPTEREITLAEMVIAAMPSVDMVRMVNSGTEATLSAIRAARGFTGRDIIVKFDGCYHGHGDSLLTQAGSGVETLGLPDSPGVPKALAQLTKSLPFNDLDSLEKAFKADGDKIACVIIEPVVGNMGVLVPKPGYLQGVRELCSKYGAVLIFDEVMTGFRVALGGAQERYKITPDMTTMGKVIGGGLPVGAYGGKREIMEKIAPAGPIYQAGTLSGNPLAMAAGIETLKILNEPGVYEKLESLSNELCSGLESLAKKAGVKAVFNRVGSMFSMFFTDAPEVYDYKSAKTCDTAKFGRYFAKMLESGVYLAPSQFEAGFMSLAHTKEDIAKTLDAAERAFKTL
- a CDS encoding YgiQ family radical SAM protein, whose protein sequence is MDGQFLPTSLKEANARGWDRLDVILVTGDAYVDHPSFGAAVVGRYLESLGLKVGVIPAPDPARPDDFKKLGEPALFFGVTSGNLDSMMMRQTALKKPRSDDAYAEGGMAGLRPPRAVIAYCNKIRQAFANAKIVIGGLEASLRRFAHYDYWDDRPRRSVLQDSKADILVYGMAESPLKEIVEAMRAGAGIKDIKDIRGTAVMISAEERKELGEGAVTIPAFEEVNEDKSKYARAAKMIHLNQNPGCAQTLAQKHGARYVKVNPPALPLSTDELDAVYALPFMRAPHPCHKKPIPAFEMIRFSVTAMRGCFGGCSFCALTVHQGRAIQSRSEGSIVAEVEKMTHMKGFTGYVSDIGGPTANMYRLRCREPEVERVCKRISCVHPDVCKRLGLDHGPQIEMLRKARSVKGVKKVFVSSGVRYDLANLSPEYIKELAGHHVSGQLKVAPEHCDPDALALMRKPSIETFDRFKSRFMDESAKARLEQYIIPYFISAHPGCGLSEAVEMALYLKKNGIRPRQVQDFIPAPMTLAADMYYTGTDPMTGREVKVAKGGRERALQRALMQYFKPENADAVREALRAAGREDLIGHGHGKLIGYGSPGGAGRKVSKTGKGWKGRK
- the gatA gene encoding Asp-tRNA(Asn)/Glu-tRNA(Gln) amidotransferase subunit GatA, which translates into the protein MTDICALTLHELSALLEKGEVTSEQATKAYLGRIAAHDKTLNSYVTVDAEGAMKQAAEADARRAKGGRGPLLGVPLGIKDVMATKGLRTTCSSKMLENFIPPYDAFVIKKLKQAGAVILGKTNMDEFAMGSSTENSHFGATKNPWDISKIPGGSSGGSAAAVSADLCAASLGSDTGGSIRQPASLCGIVGLKPTYGRVSRFGLVAFASSLDQIGPMTKDVRDCAMMMNAIAGHDDMDSTSANAPVPDHTAGLDDGVKGLTIGVPKEYFVEGMDPAVEQSVRSAIKALEQAGAAVKEVSLPHTKYGVPAYYVLAPAEASSNLARYDGVKYGYRAESSAGLAGMYKKTRAEGFGPEVKRRIMLGTYALSSGYYDAYYLKAQKVRTLIKDDFMNAFREVSVIVAPTAPTAAFGIGEKADDPLQMYLSDIFTINCNLAGIPGISVPCGFTPAGLPVGLQVFGGFFAEPLLLRVARAVEKLSGAAGKKPSL
- the gatC gene encoding Asp-tRNA(Asn)/Glu-tRNA(Gln) amidotransferase subunit GatC, whose amino-acid sequence is MALSKDEVRHVANLARMELAEADEERFGGQLSFILDYIGQLNELDTSKTAPTSHALDITNVFRDDAHGRPFGDGVWDSNAPSADHGHFRVPKVLD